A part of Actinomycetota bacterium genomic DNA contains:
- a CDS encoding ABC transporter permease: MRPPTRAAITAFNALLLRDFAVLRKSLPVFIVRTIMQPALFVFVFTYVFPKIGQGIGGPGRSEAAFAILIVPGVVAIACIFQGVQAVALPLVQEFGYTREIEDRVMAPLPVWGVAAQKMVSAALQGLLAAAIVFPLAAVIPTTSVHLDVHWPVLLTVAPLATLLGAAFGMTMGTRVQPNQVPLMFSVVIIPITFLGATYYPWARLSPIPWLKVAVLLNPLVYMSEGLRAALTPQFPHMNLAAIYGALITYTCLLTWAGINGFRRRVLT, encoded by the coding sequence CTGCGCCCTCCGACGCGCGCCGCGATCACCGCGTTCAATGCCCTGCTCCTGCGCGACTTCGCAGTGCTGCGCAAGAGCCTGCCCGTCTTCATCGTGCGCACCATCATGCAACCGGCCCTGTTCGTCTTCGTCTTCACCTACGTGTTCCCGAAGATCGGGCAGGGCATCGGGGGACCGGGTCGCTCGGAGGCGGCCTTCGCCATCCTCATCGTGCCCGGCGTCGTCGCGATCGCGTGCATCTTCCAGGGCGTGCAGGCCGTCGCCCTGCCGCTGGTGCAGGAGTTCGGCTACACGCGCGAGATCGAGGACCGCGTGATGGCCCCGCTCCCGGTGTGGGGCGTGGCCGCGCAGAAGATGGTGTCAGCCGCGTTGCAGGGCCTGCTCGCGGCAGCGATCGTGTTCCCGCTGGCTGCCGTCATCCCCACCACGTCGGTGCACCTCGACGTGCACTGGCCGGTGCTGCTCACGGTGGCTCCGCTCGCCACGCTGCTCGGCGCCGCGTTCGGCATGACCATGGGGACGCGGGTGCAGCCCAACCAGGTCCCGCTCATGTTCAGCGTCGTGATCATCCCGATCACCTTCCTGGGTGCGACCTACTACCCGTGGGCCCGACTGTCGCCCATCCCCTGGCTCAAGGTGGCGGTGCTGCTCAACCCGCTCGTCTACATGAGCGAGGGGTTGCGCGCCGCGCTCACGCCGCAGTTCCCGCACATGAACCTCGCCGCGATCTACGGCGCGCTGATCACGTACACCTGCCTGCTCACGTGGGCGGGCATCAACGGATTTCGTCGACGCGTACTCACCTGA
- a CDS encoding bifunctional [glutamine synthetase] adenylyltransferase/[glutamine synthetase]-adenylyl-L-tyrosine phosphorylase, whose amino-acid sequence MASDTLTDTVEHSAAPAAVAVAIERLVEAHDGLATRLDTDRGLRDAIVAVTAASRALTDACLRDGRAIDVLADLERRPALDADDTAALASWKRLELLRIAARDLLGRDGLETVVRALSALAADVIDAAWRFADEPPLAVIAMGKLGGCELNYASDIDVMFVGEGEAGARQLMEVARTCFRVDADLRPEGRDGPLVRSLESFEAYWDRWAQTWEFQALLKARPVGGATDLGSDFLTAAHKRLWERPFTADDVRSVRAMKARAEDALARKGLRDREVKRGRGGIRDIEFAVQLLQLVHGRSDADLRSPTTLDALAELERAGCVAADDARALADAYRFLRVLEHRLQLVDEQQVHALPTDVAARTRLARVMGYRDTVAGDALAQLEAVLLLHQSTVRSIHERLFFRPLLDTLAGSASATLPPGEAETRLAAFGFTDPARTRQAVQELTRGLSRSSRLMRQLMPLLLEWLSESPDPGLGLLGLRKLSSGPQRTTELATAFRDSPEAARRLCVVLGTSGLLTQTLEHHPDLIPALGDPDAMAPRPPQILAAGATVALSWRGGRKERRGGLRRFKEREELRIAARDILGLEGDDATTVPATARQLTALAEACVRAALDAVAPRLPFAVIAMGRFGGAELSYASDLDLLFVYDGTTPADFAAAEQSAETLLAFLGEAGPGRIYATDLDLRPEGKQGPLARSLDGYRAYYERWGQTWERQALVRARPVAGDDELGRRFMQVAGDHVWGQPLTDDQAREIRRMKARIERERLPAGDDSSFHLKLGRGSLSDVEFTAQLLQLQHGVREPGTIAALDALAAGGQLDADDRAVLADAYRFCERTRNRWFLVKGAPGDALPTQPEQLSRLARSLDSTPGELRESYRRVTRRARQVVQRLFYGQSVAG is encoded by the coding sequence GTGGCGTCCGACACGCTGACCGACACCGTCGAGCACTCGGCCGCGCCGGCCGCGGTGGCCGTCGCGATCGAACGGCTGGTGGAGGCGCACGACGGGCTCGCGACCCGGCTCGACACCGACCGGGGGCTGCGCGACGCGATCGTCGCGGTGACCGCCGCCAGCCGGGCGCTGACCGACGCGTGCCTGCGCGACGGGCGCGCCATCGATGTGCTGGCCGATCTCGAACGACGACCCGCGCTCGACGCCGACGATACTGCTGCGCTCGCGAGCTGGAAGCGCCTCGAGCTCCTGCGCATCGCAGCTCGCGACCTCCTGGGTCGGGACGGGCTCGAGACCGTGGTGCGCGCTCTGTCCGCGCTGGCCGCCGACGTCATCGATGCGGCGTGGCGGTTCGCAGACGAGCCGCCGCTGGCGGTGATCGCGATGGGCAAGCTCGGCGGGTGCGAGCTGAACTACGCGAGCGACATCGACGTGATGTTCGTCGGAGAGGGTGAGGCCGGGGCCCGCCAGCTGATGGAGGTGGCGCGGACGTGCTTCCGCGTCGACGCCGACCTGCGTCCGGAAGGCCGGGACGGCCCGCTCGTGCGCTCACTCGAGTCGTTCGAGGCGTACTGGGACCGGTGGGCGCAGACCTGGGAGTTCCAGGCGCTCCTCAAGGCCCGCCCCGTCGGCGGCGCCACCGATCTCGGCTCCGACTTCCTCACCGCCGCGCACAAGCGGCTGTGGGAGCGGCCGTTCACGGCGGACGACGTGCGCTCGGTGCGGGCCATGAAGGCGCGGGCCGAGGACGCCCTCGCGCGCAAGGGGCTGAGGGACCGCGAGGTCAAGCGCGGTCGCGGTGGCATACGCGACATCGAGTTCGCCGTGCAGCTCCTGCAGCTCGTGCACGGACGCAGCGACGCGGACCTCCGCTCGCCCACGACGCTCGACGCGCTCGCCGAGCTCGAACGGGCCGGCTGTGTGGCGGCCGACGACGCGCGCGCGCTCGCGGACGCGTACCGCTTCCTGCGCGTGCTCGAGCACCGCCTCCAGCTCGTCGACGAGCAACAGGTGCACGCGCTCCCTACCGACGTCGCCGCCCGCACCCGGCTGGCGCGCGTCATGGGCTACCGCGACACCGTCGCGGGCGACGCGCTCGCGCAGCTCGAGGCGGTGCTCCTGCTGCACCAGTCGACGGTGCGGTCGATCCACGAACGGCTCTTCTTCCGGCCCCTGCTCGACACGCTGGCGGGATCGGCGAGCGCCACCCTGCCCCCGGGCGAAGCCGAGACCCGGCTGGCCGCGTTCGGCTTCACCGACCCGGCGCGAACCCGTCAGGCCGTCCAGGAGCTGACGCGAGGGCTCAGCCGCTCGTCCCGGCTCATGCGGCAGCTGATGCCACTGCTGCTCGAGTGGCTGTCCGAGTCACCCGACCCCGGCCTCGGTCTGCTCGGCCTGCGCAAGCTCAGCTCCGGGCCGCAACGCACCACCGAGCTCGCCACCGCGTTCCGCGACTCGCCGGAGGCAGCCCGGCGCCTGTGCGTCGTGCTCGGCACGAGCGGGCTCCTCACCCAGACGCTCGAACACCACCCCGACCTCATCCCCGCGTTGGGCGACCCCGACGCGATGGCGCCGCGTCCACCCCAGATCCTGGCCGCCGGCGCCACCGTCGCGCTGTCCTGGCGGGGCGGTCGAAAGGAGCGCCGGGGCGGTCTACGCCGGTTCAAGGAACGCGAGGAGCTCCGCATCGCAGCGCGCGACATCCTCGGGCTCGAGGGCGACGACGCCACGACGGTGCCCGCGACCGCCCGACAGCTCACCGCGCTGGCGGAGGCATGCGTGCGCGCCGCGCTCGACGCGGTCGCGCCGCGCCTGCCGTTCGCGGTCATCGCGATGGGCCGGTTCGGTGGCGCGGAGCTGTCCTACGCGAGCGATCTCGACCTGCTGTTCGTCTACGACGGGACGACGCCGGCCGACTTCGCCGCGGCCGAGCAGTCGGCCGAGACGCTGCTGGCGTTCCTGGGCGAGGCGGGGCCCGGGCGCATCTACGCCACCGACCTCGACCTGCGGCCCGAGGGCAAGCAGGGACCGCTCGCCCGGAGCCTCGACGGGTACCGCGCCTACTACGAGCGCTGGGGGCAGACCTGGGAGCGCCAGGCCCTCGTGCGCGCCCGCCCCGTCGCCGGCGACGACGAGCTCGGCCGTCGCTTCATGCAGGTGGCGGGGGACCACGTGTGGGGGCAGCCGCTGACCGACGACCAGGCGCGCGAGATCCGGCGCATGAAGGCGCGCATCGAGCGCGAGCGACTGCCGGCCGGCGACGACTCCAGCTTCCACCTGAAGCTCGGTCGGGGCTCGTTGTCCGACGTCGAGTTCACTGCTCAGCTGTTGCAACTGCAGCACGGTGTTCGTGAGCCGGGGACGATCGCCGCGCTCGACGCGCTCGCTGCGGGCGGTCAACTCGACGCCGACGATCGCGCCGTGCTCGCCGACGCGTACCGCTTCTGCGAGCGTACGCGCAACCGGTGGTTCCTCGTGAAGGGAGCGCCGGGCGACGCGCTCCCCACCCAGCCCGAGCAGCTCTCCCGGCTGGCCCGTTCGCTCGACAGCACACCCGGCGAGCTGCGCGAGAGCTACCGCCGCGTCACCCGTCGCGCCCGTCAAGTGGTGCAACGTCTCTTCTACGGCCAGTCCGTCGCGGGATGA
- a CDS encoding ATP-binding cassette domain-containing protein — MIRFDHVTFTYPDTSRPALADVDVTIPEGELWLVIGRTGAGKSTLLRSINGLVPHFSGGTLRGQVLVDGRSTATAPPRELADLVGVVGQDPTSGFVADTVEDELAYAMENLGVAHNVMRRRVEDALDLLSIADLRHRALGTLSSGQAQRVAIASVLTAAPRVLVLDEPTSALDPGAAEEVLAALTRLVHDLGLTIVAAEHRLERVVQYADRVIAIDEDGAVRAGDPRSIMTDAPVAPPVVELGVLAGWRPLPLSVRDARRAAGALRERLARTTPPAPTHIQPVANRAVVTTHRLSARYGSNVVLRDITLQLDAGEIVALMGRNGAGKSTLLNHLGGLLRPAAGELTVNDLRPYTLNPQQLVRNVGLVPPDPSALLYEQTVHAEAVTADREHHLDPGTTLATVDALGIDLDPDRHPRDLSEGQRLALAIAVVVAPAPELVLLDEPTRGLDYDAKRHLTVVLRALAARGHAIMLATHDVELVAAVATRAIVLADGDIVSDGPARDVVCHSPVFAPQTAKILAPGQWLTVAEVEAALIA, encoded by the coding sequence GTGATCCGCTTCGATCACGTCACCTTCACCTATCCCGACACCTCGCGGCCCGCACTCGCGGACGTCGACGTCACCATTCCCGAAGGTGAGCTCTGGTTGGTCATCGGCCGCACCGGCGCGGGCAAGTCGACGCTGCTGCGCAGCATCAACGGGCTCGTTCCCCATTTCTCGGGCGGTACCTTGCGCGGCCAGGTCCTCGTGGACGGCCGCTCGACCGCGACCGCCCCACCGCGCGAGCTCGCCGACCTGGTGGGTGTAGTCGGTCAGGACCCCACCTCCGGGTTCGTGGCCGACACCGTCGAGGACGAGCTGGCCTACGCGATGGAGAACCTCGGCGTGGCGCACAACGTGATGCGACGCCGGGTGGAGGACGCCCTCGATCTGCTCAGCATCGCCGATCTTCGTCACCGCGCCCTCGGCACCTTGTCGTCCGGACAAGCCCAACGTGTCGCCATCGCGTCCGTGCTCACCGCCGCGCCGCGCGTGCTGGTGCTCGACGAGCCCACCTCGGCGCTCGACCCCGGCGCCGCCGAGGAGGTCCTGGCCGCGCTCACCCGGCTGGTCCACGACCTCGGGCTCACGATCGTCGCGGCCGAGCACCGGCTCGAACGGGTCGTGCAGTACGCGGACCGGGTGATCGCCATCGACGAAGACGGAGCCGTTCGAGCCGGCGACCCCCGGTCGATCATGACCGACGCGCCGGTCGCGCCTCCCGTCGTGGAGCTGGGAGTCCTCGCCGGGTGGCGACCGCTTCCGTTGTCGGTCCGTGACGCCCGACGTGCCGCCGGCGCACTTCGAGAGCGACTCGCGCGCACGACACCGCCGGCGCCGACGCACATCCAACCCGTCGCGAACCGCGCCGTGGTCACGACTCACCGTCTGTCGGCCCGGTACGGAAGCAACGTCGTGCTGCGCGACATCACGCTGCAGCTGGACGCGGGCGAGATCGTCGCCCTCATGGGCCGCAACGGTGCCGGGAAGTCCACGTTGCTCAACCACCTCGGCGGCCTCCTGCGGCCGGCGGCGGGCGAGCTCACCGTCAACGACCTCCGTCCCTACACGCTGAACCCCCAGCAGCTGGTGCGCAACGTCGGGCTCGTACCTCCCGACCCGTCCGCGCTGCTCTACGAGCAGACCGTGCACGCCGAAGCCGTCACGGCCGACCGCGAGCATCACCTCGATCCCGGGACCACCCTCGCGACGGTCGACGCGCTCGGCATCGACCTCGATCCCGACCGCCACCCACGCGACCTCTCGGAGGGACAGCGGCTCGCGCTCGCCATCGCCGTCGTCGTGGCGCCCGCGCCCGAGCTCGTGCTGCTCGACGAGCCCACCCGCGGGCTCGACTACGACGCCAAGCGCCACCTGACCGTCGTGCTCCGGGCGCTCGCGGCGCGCGGCCACGCGATCATGCTCGCCACCCACGACGTCGAGCTCGTCGCCGCAGTCGCGACCCGGGCCATCGTGCTCGCGGACGGCGACATCGTGAGCGACGGCCCCGCCCGCGACGTGGTCTGTCACTCGCCCGTCTTCGCCCCGCAAACCGCCAAGATCCTCGCCCCCGGCCAATGGCTCACCGTCGCCGAGGTCGAAGCGGCGCTCATCGCATGA
- a CDS encoding PadR family transcriptional regulator gives MGRGRWYGRPPWAEGPPFAGGHWHGGRRMRRGEIRSALLSVLAEGSGHGYELIGRLEAKTGGVWRPSPGSVYPTLQLLEDEGLVRSETREGKRVYELTDPGHAEVQTRTETGEGPPWQVVGDEGVAALRATVFQLHAAARQVAHAGTPELVDRAVRILGDARKELYLLLAGE, from the coding sequence ATGGGAAGAGGACGTTGGTACGGTCGGCCGCCGTGGGCGGAGGGCCCGCCGTTCGCCGGCGGGCACTGGCACGGGGGACGGCGGATGCGCCGGGGCGAGATCCGCTCCGCGCTGCTGTCGGTGCTCGCCGAGGGGTCCGGGCACGGCTATGAGCTGATCGGCCGGCTCGAGGCGAAGACCGGCGGGGTGTGGCGCCCCAGCCCGGGGTCGGTGTATCCCACGCTGCAACTGCTGGAGGACGAGGGGCTCGTGCGCTCGGAGACGCGGGAGGGCAAGCGTGTCTATGAGCTCACCGACCCCGGCCACGCCGAGGTGCAGACGCGCACCGAAACCGGCGAAGGGCCCCCGTGGCAGGTCGTGGGCGACGAAGGCGTCGCGGCGCTGCGCGCGACGGTCTTCCAGCTCCACGCCGCCGCCCGCCAGGTCGCGCACGCGGGCACACCCGAGCTCGTCGACCGCGCCGTGCGCATCCTGGGTGACGCGCGCAAGGAGTTGTACCTGCTGCTCGCCGGCGAGTAA
- a CDS encoding energy-coupling factor transporter transmembrane protein EcfT: MNPRSLHPLAWWLWALALGAAALRTTNPFLLGLLVAVAWLVVAARHPNAPWARSFGSFVRLGVAVMVVRLLLQVLFGLRLPGHVLFTLPSADLPHWAAGVTLGGPVTSEALVSAFSEGLQLAALLACVGAANSLASPYRLLRSMPAVLYELGVVVTIALSFAPQAALSAQRVRDARRLRGRPHRGLAGLRGLAVPVLETALGRRAAVLDGRRRLTQAAGLIGALALTIGVYGVLDEAAPGGLGIPMLVVGLVSLVASLILTSARSTRTRYRPDPWRWPEWGTVVAGVAVLAVLVVAANVDGDALRPAYSPLTVPALPLLPIVGVLIAGLPALLTPRLPEDRL, translated from the coding sequence GTGAACCCCCGGTCGCTGCATCCTCTGGCCTGGTGGCTCTGGGCGCTCGCGCTCGGCGCCGCGGCATTGCGAACGACGAACCCGTTCCTACTCGGGTTGCTGGTCGCGGTGGCGTGGCTGGTCGTCGCCGCGCGTCATCCGAACGCGCCGTGGGCGCGTTCGTTCGGCTCGTTCGTGCGGCTCGGCGTCGCGGTGATGGTCGTGCGGTTGCTCCTGCAGGTGCTGTTCGGTCTCCGCCTCCCGGGCCACGTGTTGTTCACGCTGCCTTCCGCGGATCTGCCCCACTGGGCGGCGGGCGTCACCCTCGGCGGCCCCGTCACCTCCGAAGCGCTGGTGTCGGCGTTCAGCGAGGGGCTGCAACTTGCGGCCCTGCTCGCCTGTGTGGGCGCGGCGAACAGTCTCGCGAGCCCGTACCGGTTGCTGCGTTCGATGCCGGCCGTGCTCTACGAGCTCGGTGTAGTCGTGACCATCGCGCTGTCGTTCGCCCCGCAGGCCGCGCTGAGCGCCCAACGGGTCCGCGACGCCCGCCGGCTGCGGGGTCGACCGCATCGCGGGTTGGCCGGTCTGCGCGGCCTGGCGGTGCCCGTCCTCGAGACCGCGCTGGGCCGGCGCGCCGCGGTGTTGGATGGACGCCGCCGCCTCACGCAGGCCGCGGGTCTGATCGGTGCCCTGGCGCTGACGATCGGCGTCTACGGCGTGCTCGACGAGGCCGCCCCCGGTGGGCTCGGCATCCCGATGCTCGTCGTCGGGTTGGTGTCGCTGGTCGCCAGCTTGATCCTGACGAGCGCGCGCTCGACCCGAACCCGCTACCGGCCCGACCCGTGGCGGTGGCCGGAGTGGGGAACCGTGGTCGCCGGGGTCGCTGTGCTCGCCGTGCTCGTCGTCGCCGCCAACGTCGACGGTGACGCGCTCCGTCCCGCGTACAGTCCGCTCACGGTCCCGGCCCTGCCGCTGCTCCCGATCGTCGGCGTGCTGATCGCAGGTCTTCCCGCACTGTTGACGCCGCGGCTGCCGGAGGACCGGCTGTGA
- a CDS encoding DMT family transporter, translated as MTRRFTESTRAHVALVAAAFFFGTTFVVVKDAVRDVGPVPFLGVRFAIGAAAAWVVARRRPVTPGWLRAGALTGVVLMVGFLFQTIGLQYTTTTRSAFFTYLLVPAVPVISALVLRRPPTPTTVAGIMVALVGVFLLNGATLALGRGEALTLGCALAFAVQIVMLAELSPKHDTHRLNAVQLGVVAVGCLVPGFFLGGYDFTFQAWWAAAYTGLAASAVAFGCMVWAQQWIGPSRTALLLMLEPVFAGVAGYLVGDRLGALGIAGALLILAGILVAELGPRMVARPARRSAAPTA; from the coding sequence TTGACGCGCCGCTTCACCGAGAGCACGCGCGCCCACGTGGCGCTCGTGGCCGCCGCCTTCTTCTTCGGGACGACGTTCGTCGTGGTCAAGGACGCCGTGCGCGACGTCGGACCGGTGCCGTTCCTCGGCGTCCGGTTCGCGATCGGCGCCGCGGCCGCGTGGGTCGTCGCTCGCCGCCGGCCCGTCACCCCCGGCTGGCTGCGCGCGGGCGCGCTGACCGGCGTCGTGCTCATGGTGGGCTTCCTCTTCCAGACCATCGGGCTGCAGTACACGACCACGACCCGCTCCGCGTTCTTCACCTACCTCCTGGTGCCTGCGGTGCCCGTGATCTCGGCCCTCGTGCTCCGCCGGCCACCGACGCCGACGACCGTCGCCGGCATCATGGTCGCGCTCGTCGGGGTCTTCCTCCTGAACGGCGCCACCCTTGCGCTGGGTCGGGGCGAGGCGCTCACGCTCGGTTGCGCCCTCGCGTTCGCGGTGCAGATCGTGATGCTGGCCGAGCTGTCGCCCAAGCACGACACCCATCGACTCAACGCGGTGCAGTTGGGGGTGGTGGCGGTCGGCTGCCTGGTCCCCGGCTTCTTCCTCGGGGGCTACGACTTCACCTTTCAGGCCTGGTGGGCGGCGGCGTACACCGGTTTGGCCGCGTCGGCCGTGGCCTTCGGCTGCATGGTCTGGGCCCAACAGTGGATCGGCCCGTCGCGGACCGCGCTGTTGCTCATGCTCGAGCCGGTCTTCGCCGGCGTCGCCGGCTACCTCGTGGGCGATCGCCTGGGCGCGCTCGGCATCGCCGGCGCCCTTCTCATCCTCGCGGGGATACTCGTGGCCGAGCTCGGGCCGCGAATGGTCGCGCGTCCGGCCCGGCGGTCGGCGGCGCCCACCGCCTAA
- a CDS encoding antibiotic biosynthesis monooxygenase, with protein MPDEVQLTVVTMTFDATEPERLAAALSRYVVLSRSHPGCRNIDLCVSMTRPARYVVIQKWATPEAQRAHFDSPEMVGMAEACVGLLAAPPDIDLLDGVSAHDLA; from the coding sequence GTGCCGGACGAGGTGCAGCTGACCGTCGTCACGATGACCTTCGATGCGACCGAGCCCGAGCGCCTCGCCGCCGCGCTCTCCCGCTACGTGGTGCTCAGCCGCTCCCACCCCGGCTGCCGCAACATCGACCTCTGCGTCTCCATGACCCGCCCCGCGCGCTACGTCGTCATCCAGAAGTGGGCGACGCCCGAGGCCCAGCGGGCCCACTTCGACTCACCCGAGATGGTGGGGATGGCCGAGGCGTGCGTCGGCCTGCTGGCCGCCCCGCCCGACATCGACCTGCTCGACGGCGTCAGCGCCCACGACCTCGCTTGA
- a CDS encoding NAD+ synthase has product MARLRIAACQLNTVVGDLDGNVTALLAMLDRAEAAGCDLAVFPELAVTGYPPEDLLLKPGFVADNLASLEKLAARTGRCAAIVGFVDRTNDLHNAAAVCAHGQVQGVYHKRLLPNYAVFDEQRYFAPGQGDPVLFVIGGVRVGVSICEDIWSPNGPASAQAAGGAELVVNLNASPYYAGRLEERERMLGTRAADASCSLVYVNQVGGQDELVFDGASLVVDASGAVLARAPQFVEDVMVVDLDVRPSFRKRLLDPRGRASSSPLAQVTVTGEAAEHDTRVHPTCAEPLAREREIYEALVLGTRDYVAKNGFTDVVLGLSGGVDSSLVAAVAVDALGAEHVHGVSMPSRYSSEGSRTDAARLADVLGIDFRTIAIEPAHRAFLEMLAPSFAATDEGLAEENVQARARGVTLMALSNKFGWLVLTTGNKSEMATGFSTLYGDSAGGFAVIKDVPKLMVYALCRDLNARAGREVIPEAVLTKPPSAELRPDQRDDQSLPPYEVLDPILEAYVEDDLTAGELEAAGFNPDLVRRVVGLVDRAEYKRRQYPPGVRVTPKAFGKDRRVPITNRYTG; this is encoded by the coding sequence GTGGCGCGACTACGGATCGCCGCCTGCCAGCTGAACACCGTGGTGGGCGACCTCGACGGCAATGTGACGGCCCTGCTCGCCATGCTCGACCGCGCCGAGGCGGCCGGATGCGATCTCGCGGTGTTCCCCGAGCTCGCGGTCACGGGCTACCCGCCCGAGGACCTCCTGCTCAAGCCGGGGTTCGTCGCCGACAACCTGGCGTCGCTCGAGAAGCTCGCGGCGCGCACCGGCCGATGCGCGGCGATCGTGGGCTTCGTCGACCGCACGAACGACCTGCACAACGCGGCCGCGGTCTGCGCCCACGGCCAGGTGCAGGGCGTGTACCACAAGCGGTTGTTGCCCAACTACGCCGTGTTCGACGAGCAGCGCTACTTCGCCCCCGGCCAAGGCGACCCGGTGCTCTTCGTCATCGGCGGCGTACGGGTGGGCGTGTCGATCTGCGAGGACATCTGGAGCCCGAACGGGCCGGCTTCCGCGCAGGCCGCGGGCGGGGCCGAGCTCGTCGTCAACCTCAACGCCTCCCCGTACTACGCGGGCCGGCTCGAGGAGCGCGAGCGCATGCTCGGCACGCGCGCGGCCGACGCCTCGTGCTCGCTCGTCTACGTCAACCAGGTCGGGGGACAGGACGAGCTGGTCTTCGACGGTGCCTCGCTCGTCGTGGACGCGTCGGGCGCGGTGCTGGCGCGCGCCCCCCAGTTCGTGGAGGACGTCATGGTCGTGGACCTCGACGTGCGGCCCTCCTTCCGCAAGCGGCTGCTCGACCCCCGCGGCCGGGCGTCGAGCTCGCCCCTCGCACAGGTCACGGTCACGGGCGAGGCCGCCGAGCACGACACGCGCGTCCACCCGACGTGCGCGGAGCCGCTGGCGCGGGAGCGCGAGATCTACGAGGCGCTCGTGCTCGGCACGCGCGACTACGTCGCCAAGAACGGATTCACCGATGTGGTCCTCGGGCTCTCGGGTGGAGTGGACTCGTCGCTCGTCGCCGCCGTCGCCGTCGACGCGCTCGGGGCCGAGCACGTGCACGGGGTGTCGATGCCGTCGCGCTACTCCAGCGAGGGCTCACGTACCGACGCGGCCCGGCTGGCCGACGTCCTCGGCATCGACTTCCGCACGATCGCCATCGAGCCCGCCCACCGGGCCTTCCTCGAGATGCTCGCACCCTCGTTCGCGGCCACCGACGAGGGCCTCGCGGAGGAGAACGTGCAGGCGCGTGCGCGCGGCGTCACCCTGATGGCGCTGTCGAACAAGTTCGGTTGGCTGGTGTTGACCACCGGCAACAAGAGCGAGATGGCCACCGGCTTCTCCACGCTCTACGGCGACAGCGCGGGCGGCTTCGCGGTCATCAAGGACGTGCCCAAGCTGATGGTCTACGCGCTCTGCCGCGACCTCAACGCCCGCGCCGGCCGCGAGGTCATCCCGGAGGCCGTGCTCACCAAGCCGCCCTCTGCCGAGCTGCGGCCCGATCAGCGCGACGACCAGTCGCTCCCCCCCTACGAGGTGCTCGACCCGATCCTCGAGGCCTACGTCGAGGACGACCTCACCGCGGGCGAGCTCGAGGCCGCGGGCTTCAATCCCGACCTCGTGCGCCGGGTCGTCGGTCTCGTCGACCGGGCCGAGTACAAGCGCCGCCAGTACCCGCCCGGCGTGCGCGTCACGCCAAAGGCGTTCGGCAAGGACCGGCGGGTGCCGATCACGAACCGCTACACGGGTTGA
- a CDS encoding ATP-binding cassette domain-containing protein, translated as MSAPTAVIRTDALTKVYPGDLRAVDGLDLEVHEGEIFGLLGPNGAGKTTTVGMLTTRVIPTSGRATVGGIDVWAHPSLTKQVIGVVSQTNTLDRSLTVRENLYFHGRYFGMSGREASRAADEALERFRLADRASAETNALSGGMAQRLMVARSILHRPRTLFLDEPSAGLDPQSRLALWEILGELHDDGETILLTTHYMEEADRLCDRVAIMDRGRILALDTPAELKRTVGADTIVKISAEGDLAALAHHLEGLEGAMRVQVVDSVVRVHLRGSQGVLPKVVTRAEAGGFTITDLSVTEPTLEAVFINLTGKDLRE; from the coding sequence ATGAGCGCGCCGACAGCCGTCATCCGAACCGATGCGCTCACCAAGGTCTACCCGGGCGATCTCCGCGCCGTCGACGGGCTCGACCTCGAGGTGCACGAGGGCGAGATCTTCGGCTTGCTGGGGCCCAACGGCGCGGGGAAGACCACGACCGTCGGCATGCTCACGACCCGCGTCATCCCCACCAGCGGCCGGGCGACGGTCGGCGGCATCGACGTGTGGGCGCACCCCAGCCTGACCAAGCAGGTCATCGGCGTGGTGTCGCAGACCAACACGCTGGACCGCAGCCTCACCGTGCGCGAGAACCTCTACTTCCACGGCCGCTACTTCGGGATGAGCGGGCGCGAGGCCAGCCGGGCGGCCGACGAGGCGCTCGAGCGCTTCCGGCTCGCCGATCGCGCCTCGGCCGAGACCAACGCGCTCTCCGGCGGCATGGCCCAACGCCTGATGGTCGCCCGCTCGATCCTGCACCGGCCCCGCACCCTGTTCCTCGACGAGCCCTCGGCCGGGCTCGACCCGCAGAGCCGCCTCGCCCTGTGGGAGATACTGGGCGAGCTGCACGACGACGGAGAGACGATCCTGCTGACGACCCACTACATGGAAGAGGCCGACCGGCTCTGCGACCGGGTGGCGATCATGGACCGCGGCCGCATCCTCGCGCTCGACACACCGGCGGAGCTGAAGCGCACGGTGGGCGCCGACACCATCGTGAAGATCTCGGCCGAAGGCGACCTCGCCGCGCTGGCCCACCACCTCGAGGGCCTCGAAGGTGCGATGCGCGTGCAGGTCGTCGACAGCGTCGTGCGCGTGCACCTGCGCGGCTCACAGGGCGTGCTGCCGAAGGTCGTCACCCGAGCCGAGGCCGGCGGCTTCACGATCACCGACCTCTCGGTCACCGAGCCCACGCTCGAGGCGGTGTTCATCAACCTCACGGGGAAGGACCTGAGGGAGTGA